The genomic stretch CGGGGAAAAACCTCTTTCCCTTGATGACCCTCGTCGTGATCCCGATCGTATGGGACTGCGCCCGGAACGGCCAAGCGACGCTCCTGATGACGGCAGTGATGCTGATGGCCGTGGTTGACGTCAGCCGTTCGCGCTGGTGGAGGGCAACGCTCTGGCTTGCCCTGGCAGTAGCGATCAAACCGCTGGCGATCGTGCTGGTGCTCCTGATCGCCGCGATCGACCGCCCCATGACCTGGCGCGCGTTGCTCGGCATGGTCCTGCTCGCGCTCTTTCCGTTCCTGACGCAGCGTCCCGGCTATGTCGTTGAGCAGTACGTCACGTGCCTCCAGAACATGGCGATCTCGGCGCACGTCGGCGTTGCCGCGCACGGCTGGACGTCGCCGTTCACCGCGCTTCGGGCCGTCACGGGCATCGATGTGCCGGAGAAACTGCAGACCCTGATGCGCCTCGCAGGGGCCCTGGGTACGCTCGTGCTCTGCTTCGTGAGCAGGCGGCGGCACGATGCAGCAACCTCGGCCATCTTCCTGTTCTCCCTCGCAGCCCTGTACGTGATGCTGTTCAGCCCGCGCACCGAGAACAACACCTACGCAATGCTCAGTCCGGTTCTTGCCCTGTTCCTCGCGCGCGCTGTAAAGATCGAGGGGAGGAGCGGTGAAGCCATCCTGCTCGGTGTCATGGCGCTTGCCCTTGTTGCCAGCCGTCCGATCGAGCGGCTGCTCGCGCCCCATGCGGAGCTGATCTGGCTCTCGCCGCTCGTGGCCGTGTGCCTGGCCGTGTATGTGATCGTAAAGCTCTTTACCGTTCAGAACAAGATTGTTCATTCGTAGGGGCGGTCCTTGTGGCGGCCCGCAAAAGGGGCAATCAAAGGGCAACTACTAGGGTTGCCCCTACAGGTGATTCATGAAGATCGTCGTCATTCTTCCGACCTATAACGAAAAAGAGAACATCGCGCTCATGATCGGAGCGCTCCAGGAGCAGTTCAGGAAGCTCCCTCACGACATGAGCATCCTGGTCGTTGATGATAACTCTCCTGACGGGACCGCCGATGTTGTCCGGCTGGAAGCGAAGAAGGCATCGAACATCTTCCTCATCACCGGCAGAAAGCAGGGTCTGGGCGCTGCTTATATCCGCGGCATGAAGCACGCGGTCAACGAGCTGAAGGCCGACGCCGTGATGGAGATGGACGCGGACTTCTCTCACAAGCCCGAGGATGTTCCCCGCCTGATCGAAGCGCTCGATGCCGGCGCGGACTTCGTGATCGGGAGCAGGTACGTTCCGGGAGGGAGGATCCCCGGCGACTGGAGCTTTCTGCGCAGGATGAACTCCAAATGGGGGAACGTGTTCGCCCGGTACGTTGCAGGGATGTACAGCGTCCGGGACTGCACGGCGGGGTTCCGGGCGATCCGCGCTTCGACCATCGAAAAGATCGATCCCGATACCCTCAGGGTCAAGGGTTACGCGTTCCAGATATCGCTTTTGCATGAAGCGCTCCTGAACCACGCGAAGGTCAAAGAGGTCCCGGTCGAGTTCGTTGACCGGAAGCGGGGAGAGACGAAGCTCGGCATGAGCGACATCGTCGAGTTCATGCTGAACGCGTGGTGGATCCGGTTCGAGCGGAGCAAGACCTTCCTGAAATTCGCCGCTGTGGGAGCGACCGGCGTGGTCGTGAACCTCGTCTCGTTCACCATGCTGATGAACGCGGGGCTGAACAAATACATCGCCTCGCCCATCGCGATCGAGTTCTCGATCATCACCAATTTCCTGCTCAATAACTTCTGGACCTTCTCGGAACGGGACATGAACGACAAGATCCATATCCGGGGCCTCAAGTTCAATATCATCTCCTTCGTAGCTCTCGGTGTCAGCTACACGACCTTCCTCATCTTAAGCATGCTCAATCCCAACGGCATCCCCCAGGTCCACCAGGCCGCCGGCATCATCCCCGCAACGCTCATCAATTATTTCCTGAATTCCTACTGGACGTTCAAAGAGTAGAATCCGGCAGCACGAGCCCGCTTTTGTCCTTTATCAGCGCCCCGGATTGTTATATACTCGATGCTGCATTGAAAGTATGAATGTTCGGAGCGGGCAGGCGGATGTCTCGGGGAACAATTCCTGCGGTCGCAAGCCAGGGCAGCGGGCGGACGGTGGGAGCCTGAGAAGAAGCTCTGTTCGTGAAATGCGGCAATATCGTCGGCTCGCCCCTGAAAAACCATATATATGTAGATAAAACGTAGAT from Nitrospirota bacterium encodes the following:
- a CDS encoding glycosyltransferase 87 family protein; this translates as GKNLFPLMTLVVIPIVWDCARNGQATLLMTAVMLMAVVDVSRSRWWRATLWLALAVAIKPLAIVLVLLIAAIDRPMTWRALLGMVLLALFPFLTQRPGYVVEQYVTCLQNMAISAHVGVAAHGWTSPFTALRAVTGIDVPEKLQTLMRLAGALGTLVLCFVSRRRHDAATSAIFLFSLAALYVMLFSPRTENNTYAMLSPVLALFLARAVKIEGRSGEAILLGVMALALVASRPIERLLAPHAELIWLSPLVAVCLAVYVIVKLFTVQNKIVHS
- a CDS encoding glycosyltransferase family 2 protein, with the translated sequence MKIVVILPTYNEKENIALMIGALQEQFRKLPHDMSILVVDDNSPDGTADVVRLEAKKASNIFLITGRKQGLGAAYIRGMKHAVNELKADAVMEMDADFSHKPEDVPRLIEALDAGADFVIGSRYVPGGRIPGDWSFLRRMNSKWGNVFARYVAGMYSVRDCTAGFRAIRASTIEKIDPDTLRVKGYAFQISLLHEALLNHAKVKEVPVEFVDRKRGETKLGMSDIVEFMLNAWWIRFERSKTFLKFAAVGATGVVVNLVSFTMLMNAGLNKYIASPIAIEFSIITNFLLNNFWTFSERDMNDKIHIRGLKFNIISFVALGVSYTTFLILSMLNPNGIPQVHQAAGIIPATLINYFLNSYWTFKE